The Spirosoma radiotolerans genome has a window encoding:
- a CDS encoding IPT/TIG domain-containing protein yields MFMQFPQLFRRAWLPSLAVVLGLFMAVSSCKNEDTPAPVLSITSFSPSSAPVGSTVVITGTAFSATPASNTVTFGGVPATVTGATTTSLSVVVPAGAGTPIAVTSGGSTVTSSTAFQLGNKPVQEITGDITADTKWTADKIYYLRGFVQVKAPATLTIEAGTIIKGGGKEVDPAGKQQGATLIILPGAKINAVGTASAPIVFTSNKAAGSRNYGDWGGVVIFGKAPVNQPSATGFEGGLPGTVGSYSDVNDNSGVMQYVRIEFGGIALLANSEINGLSLYGVGAGTTLDHIQVSYSGDDSYEWFGGTVNAKNLIAFRGWDDDWDTDWGWSGKVQYGLSLRDTDVADQSASNGFESDNFNPGLPATGPNAGLPLTAGVFANMSNFAFSGAPSNAPASKGSGPYQSGMHLRRNTSLSIFNSLIVGYPEGLRLDAPTGTTGTLDNATSGALQLHGVVIANTTTPVRGAGAITDAQAQAFFNTAAYKNQIIASSDVAKLLLNSASFNLTAPNFLPQAGSPLLTGAIWDGKGADAFFTKEPFIGAFGTTDWTKGWANWDPQNANYDK; encoded by the coding sequence ATGTTTATGCAATTCCCTCAATTGTTCCGTCGGGCCTGGCTACCCTCACTAGCTGTGGTACTGGGCTTATTTATGGCGGTTTCCTCCTGTAAAAATGAGGATACACCGGCTCCCGTTCTGAGCATCACCAGCTTCAGCCCATCCTCAGCACCTGTTGGTTCAACTGTTGTCATTACAGGTACGGCGTTCAGTGCTACACCGGCCAGCAATACCGTCACGTTTGGTGGCGTTCCCGCGACTGTGACCGGAGCCACAACAACGTCGTTATCGGTTGTTGTACCTGCCGGAGCCGGTACGCCTATCGCAGTAACATCAGGCGGATCAACCGTAACAAGCTCAACGGCCTTTCAATTAGGAAATAAGCCAGTCCAGGAAATAACGGGCGATATTACGGCCGATACCAAATGGACCGCAGATAAGATATACTACCTTCGTGGTTTTGTTCAGGTAAAAGCACCAGCTACGCTGACTATCGAAGCTGGAACAATTATCAAAGGGGGCGGTAAAGAAGTTGATCCGGCAGGCAAACAGCAGGGCGCTACGCTGATCATTCTGCCAGGTGCTAAAATCAATGCCGTCGGTACCGCGTCAGCTCCAATCGTGTTTACTTCGAACAAAGCGGCTGGCTCACGGAATTATGGTGACTGGGGTGGCGTCGTAATCTTCGGGAAAGCGCCTGTCAATCAGCCAAGTGCAACCGGTTTTGAAGGGGGTCTTCCAGGTACCGTCGGTTCTTACTCCGATGTTAACGACAACTCGGGTGTCATGCAGTACGTGCGTATTGAGTTCGGGGGCATTGCCTTGCTGGCCAACAGCGAGATCAATGGTCTTTCGTTATATGGTGTAGGTGCTGGAACGACGCTCGATCACATCCAGGTATCTTACAGTGGTGATGATTCATACGAATGGTTTGGTGGTACGGTCAATGCGAAAAACCTGATCGCTTTCCGGGGTTGGGATGACGATTGGGATACTGACTGGGGCTGGTCTGGTAAAGTGCAGTATGGCCTTTCGCTCCGTGATACGGATGTAGCTGACCAATCGGCTTCGAACGGCTTTGAATCGGACAACTTCAACCCGGGTTTGCCCGCCACGGGGCCTAACGCCGGTCTGCCACTTACGGCTGGAGTTTTTGCCAATATGAGTAACTTCGCCTTTAGCGGTGCACCCTCAAACGCACCGGCGTCAAAGGGTAGCGGCCCTTATCAGTCAGGCATGCACCTTCGCCGGAACACGTCGCTCAGTATCTTCAACTCATTGATTGTTGGTTATCCTGAAGGACTGCGGTTAGATGCACCAACCGGTACGACAGGTACGCTGGATAACGCAACGAGCGGAGCTCTACAATTACACGGGGTTGTGATTGCAAATACCACGACACCCGTACGCGGTGCTGGTGCGATCACCGACGCACAGGCTCAGGCGTTCTTCAATACCGCAGCATATAAAAATCAGATTATTGCCAGTAGCGATGTTGCCAAGCTTCTGCTTAACTCGGCTAGCTTTAACCTGACCGCGCCTAACTTCCTTCCTCAGGCTGGTTCGCCTTTATTAACGGGTGCAATCTGGGATGGTAAGGGCGCTGATGCCTTCTTTACCAAAGAGCCGTTCATTGGTGCCTTCGGAACAACCGACTGGACAAAAGGCTGGGCTAACTGGGACCCCCAGAACGCTAACTACGACAAATAA
- a CDS encoding RrF2 family transcriptional regulator, with protein MISKKAKYAIKALKVLTEEYGKGPVLISYISAKENIPKKFLEAILLELRNHGILQSQKGKGGGYLLRVDPGRVNLAQVLRVIDGPIAPTPCVSFNFYVKCDDCNDEVTCMLRPIMERVRDANLGVYENTTLLTFQNLGSLETKEVAIGTNTADLIDTTSNRMSA; from the coding sequence ATGATCTCTAAGAAAGCTAAGTATGCCATCAAAGCCCTGAAGGTTTTGACTGAAGAGTACGGAAAAGGACCCGTATTGATTTCCTATATCTCGGCGAAAGAAAACATCCCGAAAAAATTCTTAGAGGCAATTCTTTTGGAACTGCGAAATCATGGAATTCTGCAAAGCCAAAAAGGAAAAGGTGGCGGCTACCTGTTGCGCGTTGACCCAGGCCGGGTTAACCTGGCACAGGTACTACGCGTAATTGATGGCCCTATTGCCCCAACTCCCTGCGTGTCGTTTAATTTCTACGTTAAATGCGATGACTGCAATGATGAGGTAACCTGTATGTTGCGGCCAATTATGGAGCGCGTTCGGGATGCGAACTTAGGCGTTTACGAAAACACAACGTTGCTGACGTTCCAGAATCTGGGCTCCCTCGAAACAAAGGAAGTAGCCATCGGGACGAATACGGCCGACTTGATTGACACAACATCAAATCGGATGTCAGCTTAA
- a CDS encoding DUF4301 family protein, translated as MQFTEQDQDQILLQGVSLDQIDQQIKHFVEGFPYLNVIKAATIGDGIIRIADDQLATHIHRFDEAAHERDLVKFVPASGAATRMFKSLFSALDGKSDKSVDEVFARLTDFAFYDDLKAAMAAQGHDLDKAVAENDRITVLRFLLTEDGLDYGSLPKGLLKFHRYPDGPRTPVEEHLVEGAAYANSDGLVKIHFTVSPEHRSRFEQLIHAQKTDYEAWLGVTFDVTFSEQKKSTDTISVNMDNSPFRSGESGSLLFRPAGHGALIENLNDIHADIVFIKNIDNVVPDQIKEPTITYKKVLASVLLDAQQQIARLQGLLESQSGDSEAISDGYLSEADELLRRTLYTLPPVGFDQLSKAEKLDYLRRKLDRPVRVCGMVKNVGEPGGGPFWARNQDGSVSLQVVESAQIDLTDPAQKAIFDEATHFNPVDLVCGLKDHLGRKYDLPAYRDPLTGFITAKSKDGKDLKAQELPGLWNGAMADWSTIFVEVPLITFNPVKTVNDLLRKEHQPE; from the coding sequence ATGCAATTCACAGAGCAAGATCAGGACCAGATTCTGTTACAGGGCGTTTCACTCGACCAGATTGACCAGCAGATAAAACACTTTGTAGAAGGATTTCCGTACTTGAATGTCATTAAAGCGGCTACCATCGGCGATGGTATTATTCGTATCGCTGATGATCAACTGGCTACGCACATTCACCGTTTCGACGAGGCTGCTCACGAACGGGACTTGGTTAAATTTGTTCCGGCCTCGGGAGCGGCTACCCGTATGTTTAAATCCTTGTTTTCGGCGCTGGATGGCAAATCTGACAAATCAGTCGATGAAGTCTTTGCCCGCCTAACCGACTTCGCTTTTTATGACGACCTGAAAGCTGCAATGGCCGCTCAGGGCCATGATTTAGACAAAGCCGTTGCCGAAAATGACCGAATAACGGTACTGAGATTTCTACTGACCGAAGATGGTCTGGATTATGGTAGTCTGCCTAAGGGATTATTGAAATTTCACCGCTATCCGGATGGGCCACGTACACCCGTGGAGGAGCATTTGGTAGAAGGGGCTGCCTATGCCAATTCGGATGGGTTAGTTAAAATCCATTTCACCGTCTCGCCCGAACACCGTAGCCGTTTCGAGCAGTTGATCCATGCACAAAAGACCGATTACGAAGCCTGGCTTGGCGTAACGTTCGACGTAACGTTCTCCGAACAGAAAAAATCCACCGATACCATTTCGGTGAACATGGATAATTCACCCTTCCGCAGTGGCGAATCAGGATCGCTCCTGTTCCGCCCGGCAGGTCATGGGGCTCTCATTGAAAACCTCAATGACATTCATGCCGACATCGTCTTTATTAAGAACATCGACAATGTCGTTCCTGACCAGATTAAGGAACCGACCATCACATACAAGAAAGTTCTGGCCTCTGTATTGCTCGATGCCCAGCAGCAGATTGCCCGCCTGCAAGGTCTGCTGGAAAGTCAGTCCGGCGATTCGGAAGCCATCAGTGACGGCTACTTGAGCGAAGCGGACGAACTCCTGCGACGGACGCTCTATACGTTACCGCCAGTTGGCTTCGATCAGCTGTCCAAAGCGGAGAAACTGGACTACCTCCGTCGGAAATTAGACCGGCCCGTGCGGGTTTGTGGGATGGTTAAAAACGTTGGCGAACCGGGGGGTGGGCCGTTCTGGGCCAGAAATCAGGATGGCTCTGTGTCTTTGCAAGTTGTTGAGTCGGCCCAGATTGATTTGACTGACCCGGCACAAAAAGCCATTTTTGATGAAGCCACGCACTTTAACCCCGTCGATCTGGTATGCGGCCTTAAAGATCATCTTGGTCGTAAATATGACTTACCCGCTTATCGTGACCCACTAACAGGGTTCATTACGGCTAAATCGAAAGATGGAAAAGACTTAAAAGCGCAGGAGCTGCCGGGTCTTTGGAACGGCGCTATGGCCGATTGGAGCACGATCTTCGTTGAAGTGCCGCTCATTACGTTCAATCCGGTGAAGACCGTGAACGACCTCTTGCGGAAAGAACACCAACCAGAGTAA
- a CDS encoding TonB-dependent receptor → MNRHVLLVLFSLLSTALWAQTGTVRGTVKDGKTKESLIGCTVRVDGTQIGSTTDIEGNFNLANVPAGTHKIVISYVSYKTREIPNVRVESGNTTAIDTELDEEGTALQEVVVRANKATNTEIAVITEIKQLKPIAVGISAQQIQKSQDRDAAAAIRRVPGVSIVDNRFVLIRGLAARYNSVLINDVITPSTEVDTRSFSFDLVPSNIIDRMIVYKSGSADLPGDFAGGVIKIYTKRRPDQNFTDAGLTIGYRGNTTFQTVQSQTRSGLNALGLWDASQQIPTSFPAKPGDFNSLNPLQRASYARLLPNTWGLKDLSVSPDIRFALNIGRRFDVGSVRVSNLTSINYAMTNQFSNIDLKLYDNGTIANAVTQQYNDANYARQTRLGILHNWSARFSPNFTLEWKTLYNQLSTTETVVRTGAQVAEGYDVRSYSERFENRSILTTQLAGEHSISPLTKINWVGSFGYTGRWEPDWKRARYLRATGATGTDGQLAPFQIATPNDPTPTEVGRFNSKLHEYVISAIANGEHTFGNPTDREPNKIRFGVYAEQKNRDYAARFYGYQAVGSASIAKQRDIGTAFAPENVTGSEGGFSLLDGTRDRDAYKGLNSYLAGYVSGDINFGPKANLTLGFRGEYNDQGIKSNINGVETRLVTNRIFSPLPSLNFTYKLTDKTNLRFAYSSSVNRPEFRELAPFNYYDFNLLADIQGNTTLTTAKIQNVDAKWEFYPSANELISVTGFYKHFTNPIESYLLFQGNGLAYTFTNAQSAQNYGIELEVRKGFQNSASAFLQNLSVVGNVSLIKSQVNVGDFVTAPDLSGTIQQYDIRGIADTKRALAGQSPYLINAGVYYAAPNSGWQWNVLYNVFGQRIFTVGNSQNPTVYELPRNVIDLNLTKQFNKKVELRLGIQDILNQNVRFAQDFNRDGKIGSDVTSQTAGADQMVRKFKRGSYYTVSAIYTFGRRTVIP, encoded by the coding sequence ATGAACCGTCACGTTTTACTTGTCCTTTTTTCTCTACTGTCTACGGCCTTATGGGCACAGACCGGCACTGTCCGGGGAACCGTCAAAGACGGAAAAACAAAAGAATCTTTAATCGGCTGTACCGTGCGTGTTGATGGTACGCAAATTGGTAGCACCACCGACATCGAAGGTAATTTTAACCTCGCCAATGTACCCGCCGGTACACACAAAATCGTTATCTCCTACGTCTCGTATAAAACAAGAGAGATTCCAAATGTTCGGGTTGAATCGGGTAACACAACGGCCATAGATACCGAACTGGACGAAGAAGGAACTGCCCTTCAGGAAGTGGTGGTTCGGGCCAATAAGGCAACGAATACCGAGATCGCCGTTATTACCGAAATTAAGCAACTAAAGCCAATTGCCGTTGGTATCTCGGCGCAGCAGATTCAGAAATCGCAGGATCGGGATGCCGCTGCCGCCATCCGGCGGGTACCGGGCGTTAGTATCGTCGATAATCGGTTTGTGTTGATTCGTGGCCTGGCGGCCCGCTATAACTCAGTATTGATCAATGATGTCATTACACCCTCGACCGAAGTAGATACCCGTTCATTTTCCTTCGATCTGGTGCCGAGCAACATCATTGACCGGATGATCGTCTACAAATCGGGTTCGGCCGATCTTCCCGGCGATTTCGCGGGCGGGGTTATCAAAATATATACCAAGCGTCGGCCCGACCAGAATTTTACGGATGCCGGTTTGACCATTGGCTATCGGGGCAACACAACGTTTCAGACCGTACAATCTCAAACCCGTTCTGGCCTGAACGCGCTGGGCCTTTGGGACGCCAGCCAGCAGATTCCAACCAGTTTTCCGGCTAAGCCAGGCGATTTCAATTCATTGAATCCCTTGCAGCGAGCCTCTTACGCTCGTCTGTTACCGAATACCTGGGGCTTAAAAGATTTGTCCGTCTCCCCTGATATTCGGTTTGCCCTGAACATAGGTCGTCGGTTCGACGTCGGTAGTGTGCGGGTCAGTAATCTGACGAGTATCAACTACGCGATGACCAACCAGTTCTCGAACATTGATCTCAAATTATACGACAACGGCACCATTGCCAATGCCGTTACACAGCAGTATAATGATGCCAACTACGCTCGTCAGACTCGCCTGGGCATTCTGCACAACTGGTCGGCCCGGTTCTCGCCTAACTTTACCTTGGAGTGGAAAACACTGTACAACCAGCTCAGCACAACAGAAACGGTTGTCCGGACGGGCGCTCAGGTGGCCGAAGGCTACGATGTACGTAGTTACTCCGAACGGTTTGAGAACCGGAGTATTTTGACGACGCAACTGGCCGGTGAGCATTCGATTAGCCCGTTGACAAAAATCAACTGGGTTGGTAGCTTTGGCTATACGGGCCGTTGGGAGCCAGATTGGAAACGGGCGCGTTACCTACGGGCAACGGGCGCAACAGGAACCGATGGGCAACTGGCTCCCTTCCAGATCGCTACTCCAAATGATCCGACACCTACCGAAGTGGGTAGGTTCAACTCAAAACTACATGAATACGTAATTTCGGCCATTGCCAATGGTGAGCACACGTTTGGTAACCCAACCGACCGCGAGCCGAACAAAATCCGGTTTGGCGTGTATGCTGAACAGAAAAATCGGGATTACGCAGCTCGTTTCTACGGCTACCAGGCTGTAGGGAGCGCGTCGATTGCCAAGCAGCGTGACATTGGTACAGCCTTTGCGCCAGAAAACGTAACGGGTTCCGAAGGGGGCTTCTCGCTGCTGGATGGAACACGCGACCGGGATGCCTATAAAGGACTCAATTCCTACCTGGCAGGCTACGTGAGTGGCGATATTAATTTCGGTCCTAAAGCAAACCTGACCCTTGGTTTTCGCGGAGAGTATAACGATCAGGGCATAAAATCGAACATCAACGGCGTTGAAACAAGGCTGGTAACAAACCGGATTTTCAGCCCGCTGCCATCGCTTAATTTCACCTACAAACTCACCGATAAGACCAACCTGCGCTTTGCCTATTCCTCGTCGGTAAACCGGCCGGAATTCCGGGAGTTAGCCCCGTTTAACTATTACGACTTTAACCTGTTGGCCGATATTCAGGGAAACACGACCTTAACAACGGCTAAAATTCAGAATGTTGACGCCAAGTGGGAGTTTTACCCAAGCGCTAATGAACTGATATCGGTAACGGGTTTTTACAAGCATTTTACGAATCCGATCGAATCGTACCTGCTATTTCAGGGCAATGGCCTGGCATATACATTCACCAATGCACAGTCGGCTCAGAACTATGGTATTGAGTTAGAAGTGCGAAAAGGATTCCAGAACTCGGCTAGTGCTTTTCTGCAAAACCTGTCGGTCGTTGGTAATGTATCCTTGATCAAAAGCCAGGTCAACGTGGGTGATTTTGTGACTGCTCCCGACCTGAGCGGCACCATTCAGCAGTACGACATCCGGGGCATTGCCGATACCAAACGCGCTCTGGCCGGTCAATCGCCTTACCTCATCAATGCGGGTGTTTATTATGCCGCGCCTAATTCGGGCTGGCAGTGGAACGTACTGTACAACGTCTTCGGACAACGCATTTTTACGGTAGGAAACAGCCAGAATCCGACTGTGTATGAACTGCCACGCAATGTCATTGACCTGAACCTGACCAAGCAGTTCAATAAGAAAGTTGAACTCCGTTTGGGTATTCAGGACATCCTGAACCAAAACGTTCGGTTTGCCCAGGATTTCAACCGTGATGGCAAAATCGGCAGCGACGTAACATCACAAACGGCCGGTGCCGATCAGATGGTTCGCAAGTTCAAGCGGGGCAGTTACTATACCGTTAGCGCTATTTATACGTTCGGTCGCCGGACAGTTATCCCGTAA